The genome window CGAGATGCTGCACTATAAGCCTGGCACCCGGCTGTGCTCCGAACAGTTCCTGGCGCATACGGTCGAGGGCCCATCGCAGACCTGTCTTGTCGTCTTCGTCGCGGAGCCGAATGATGGCAGGCATTGATCCGAGAAGGATATCGACATGTTCGCCGGCGAATCCGAAATGGCCGCCGAGCATTGTCGTTTCTCCGCCGCCGTTCACCGTCGCGATACCGCCGTTCCAGTCATCTTCAGGTAGGGTGGCAATGCCGACCGGTTTGAAGGCAAGGTCTCGTGCGATCAGGAACCGACGTCCGTTCGGTAACAGGACGCAATCACCCGTCTTAAGCTTTATCGGATCTTGCCCACCATCGACGGCGAGCCAGGCGCTCCCCGATACGAGCGCAAAATACTTGAGGCCAGAATGCTTCTCGAACTGAAGCGCCCATTTCCCCCCGAAATCAAATCCACCCGCGATGTAGGTTTTCGGCGTTAATAGCGTGAGAACATCGGATAAAGGATCAACCATCATGGGGACAATCTCGAAAGTAATATGGATATTCAAGCATAGTTTGTTTCGACTTTCATGGTTATCCTTATTTTAAAGCAGACGCACCGACTGCTCACTGCCAAAGGATATTTTCATGATCAAAGTCGTCATCAGCTTCAAGCGCCGGCAAGGTATGGGTATACAGGAATTCAGGGATTATCGTCGCGACGTTCATGCACCAATGCTTTTTGCCATTCCCGAAGCAAAGAAGATCCGCCGCTTTGTTATTTCATACCCCACGGATTATGCGTCTTCAGAGGAACCACGGTTCGACGCCATGGTAGAGGCATGGTTCGACAACAGTGACGACATGAACCAACTCTTCCTGTCAGACAACTTTGCAACCAAGGTGGATCCGGACCACGTAAACTTCATTGACTTGACTTCCGTAGTCCGGCTCGTGACCGAAGAACTCATCGTCATTGAATAACGAGCCCGCCGGGGGCGCAGGGCGAAGAGCATTGCCTGAAACGGCGAGCCCCGGCCTTCTTCAGGATAAATCCCGTTCGCTCGTAAAAGTCAGCCGCCTCTTTTCACCTGACCTCCCAATAGAAATTGAGACTCTATTCGGTCTTTAATTCATTGCTTATAGCCGCAATTGACAACTGTTCGGCTCTGGCGCTGTTTTACCAGCCCGGCGCCAGAGTCATAATGCCCGCTTCCCGCTCACAGCGGACTGTGTGTCGGTCCACTATGTGACAAAAGTGGTCGTTAATGACATTGCACCTATTAGCCAAAGAGCTGGTTAAAAAAGCCTGATGCTAAACGCTTCAATTCAGAAGCGTCAGATTTATGCCTGCAGGGGAGGCAGCAAGCCTGCCTGTGAATACCCCTCAATAAGCTCGTCAAAGAGGTGAATATCGTTTCGGCTCCTGGCCATTAACTGGGCACCGGCAATGGCAGAAAAAATAGCACGTGCCCGTTTTTCGCCATCTTCTGGACTGATTAAACCTGCGTCCTGAAGCTGCGTGTTCAGCCATGCAACATTTACGTCTAACAAACCCAGACGTTAATGCCATTGTGACGCTGGCAGATGATGCAATGAAACATGCCGTTGCGGCGGAAGCGGCAGTGATGAGAGGAGACGATCTCCGTCCTCTGCATGGTGTGCCCTTTACGGTAAAAGATTCGATAGATACCGCTGGCGTACTGACGCAGCGCGGCTCACCCATTTTCAAAAACCGTCTTCCTGCGGAGGACGCAACCAGCGTGGCGCGCCTCAAAAATGCAGGTGGCATTCTGCTGGCAAAAACTAACCTGCCGGAATTCTCATACTGGATTGAGAGCGATAACCTGCTTTCCGGGCGTTCCAATAATCCCTGGGATCTGACCCGCACGCCCGGCGGCTCCAGCGGTGGCGAATCAGCAGCTATTGCCGCGGGAATGTCTCCGCTTGGCCTGGGAACCGATCTGGCCATTTCAGTGCGCGGACCGGCTGCACAGACAGGTATCACCTCTATGAAAGCAACGCACGGCAGCGTGCCCATGACAGGAATCTGGCCACGCGCACCCCGCCGGTTCTGGCATGTGGGTCCTATGGCGCGTTCTGTACGCGACATTGCCCTGGCCTTCTCTCAGCTGTCAGGACCGGACGGGCACGATGCCTTTTCCAGCAGCGCGCCGGTTTACCCGGATGGACTGTCGTTCGCCTTATCGCGTCCGCTTCGCATTGGCTGGATGACCGGCCCGGGCTTTGGACCGGTTGACCCGGAGGTGGCAGCGGTAGTGAAGTCAGCGGCTGAGGCGCTGCAGGGTACCGGCGCTGTTGTGGAGCACGTAGGTATACCGGCGCTGGAGCAGGATTTTGCCCTGGATGTTTTCAACCGGATCCACGTTATGGAAATGAAGCCAGCATTTGCGGCAGCTACCGCAGGCAGGCGTCCTGATGAGCTCTATAAAATGGCCAGGACCATGCTGTCACTGCCGGACACCTCTGTGTCTGACTTTATTGATGCGGAGCAGGCAGCAGAAAGGCTGCGGGATGGTTTTGAAGAATATTTTTCGCAATATGATGCGCTTATTACGCATGTCCTTCCCATTCCGGCACACAAGCACGGCGTTGAACAGTTCGTCATTGATGGGCAGAAAGTGGATGCAACTTATCTTCAGGGGGCCACGGTCCCGCTGAACGTGACCGGGTTACCTGGCATAGCGCTTCCCTTTGGAAAAAGCCGTGAGGGAATGCCGGTAAACGTTCAGATTGTCGGCAAATGGCATGCAGAGAGCACTATTCTGCATATCGCTTCACTGCTTGAAGCTGCCAGCCCGGTAAAAGGGTTACATCCTTTGCTTTAAAATTGAAAAAGGCCTCGCACAGGGGCGTGAGGCCTAATCGGTTTTTAATGCCAAAAATGTGGCGTGCAACGGTTCTGTTTCAGACAGAATAATCGTCTTGCTGCAAAACACTGGTATTGCTGGTCAGTTTGAATGGATGCTCAGGAGATGGTTAAACGCTGAAGAATATCGGGCGTTGCGTTTCAACCAAAGTCATTTTTTTGTCATAACTGGCTCACCCTTATGTCAGAGCCCGTTTCATATCCTGTAGGCGAACCTTCCCAATCAGGAGCATTAAAATGAAATTAAACAAAGTCACCCTTGCAGTGGGTATTCTGCTGGCGACGGCAGGGGGCGCGGCGCAGGCTCAGGCGCAGCCGGTACAGAATATTGTACTGGTGCATGGCGCTTTCGTTGGCGGTGCGGGCTGGCGTCCGGTATACGATCAACTGACGCACGATGGCTATAACGTCACGCTGGTACAGGAACCGCTAACCAGCTTTTCGCAAGATGTAGCGGCGACGCGACGCGTTATTGAGCAGCAAAATGGCCCGGTGATTTTGGTCGGTCACAGCTACGGCGGCGCGATCATCAGTGAAGCCGGTAACGACAGTAAAGTCACTGGCCTGGTGTACATTGCCGCGCATGCGCTGGATAACGGCGAAACTGAAGCCAGTAATGGCAAAAAGTATCCCAATAGCGCGCATCCGTTTATAAAGTCGGGCGACGGCTATCTGACTATCGCGCCAGAATATTATCACAGCGATTTCGCTGCCGACTTGCCTGCTGCACAGGCCGATTTTGAAGCGCATGCGCAGATGCCGACTAACGCGGCGGTGTTCACCGCTAACATTCCCCATCCGGCGTGGAAAAGCAAGCCCAGCTGGTACATGGTGGCGAAAGCTGACAAAATTATCAGTCCCGATCTGGAGCGCATGTACGCCAGGCGCGCGCGCAGCCATATGGTGGAAATTGCCGGTGCCAGCCACTCCGTGTATCAGTCGCATCCTGATGATGTTGCGAAGTTGATCGAGCAAGCCGCACAAAACGCACAGCCTTAAAACCTATCCCGGGGAGATGCGCATGAAAATTTTGGTTATTGAAGATGAAGCCAAAGCACGCGATTACATGCGCAAAGGATTGACGGAAGCGGGATTCATCGTGGATGTGGCGGAAAATGGCCAGGATGGTTTGTTCTGTGCGCAGGAGCATTATTACGATTTGATTTTACTGGACGTTATGATGCCCGGCATGGATGGATGGCAAGTGATGGCGGCAATGGATAAACAGATTCACACGCCAGTGATCTTCCTTACCGCTAAAGGCACGGTGGAAGATCGCATTAAAGGGCTGGAACTGGGGGCAGATGATTATCTGGTCAAGCCATTTTCGTTCGCCGAACTGCTGGCGCGCGTCCGTACGCAATTACGACGCGGTGTCCAGCAGAAACTGCCTGATATTCTGACGCTTGCCGATTTACAGCTCGATATTCTTAAACGACGCGTAGAGCGCGGTGGTCAGCGAATCGATCTCACTAACAAAGAGTTCAATTTGCTGCATCTGTTCCTGCTACACCCAGGCGAAGTGCTGACGCGCACCGTGATTGCTTCACGCGTATGGGACATGAATTTTGATAGCGACACCAATGTGGTAGACGTGGCGGTTAAGCGCCTGCGGCAGAAAATTGATGCCCCATTTGCCCAACCGCTGATTCACACCGTGCACGGTGTGGGTTATCGCTGTGAAGCCGAATCGTGAAGAAATTTTCTCTCGCGGCGCGCCTGTCGCTAATGCTAAGCGCCACGGTGATCGTCATTTTCTCATTCAGTGGCATCGCGCTTTATCACTCTCTGGCAGTGCAGATTGGGCTGCGCGACGATGCAGCTCTGCTGACGCGCATCGATCAAATCC of Pantoea alhagi contains these proteins:
- a CDS encoding alpha/beta hydrolase, which gives rise to MKLNKVTLAVGILLATAGGAAQAQAQPVQNIVLVHGAFVGGAGWRPVYDQLTHDGYNVTLVQEPLTSFSQDVAATRRVIEQQNGPVILVGHSYGGAIISEAGNDSKVTGLVYIAAHALDNGETEASNGKKYPNSAHPFIKSGDGYLTIAPEYYHSDFAADLPAAQADFEAHAQMPTNAAVFTANIPHPAWKSKPSWYMVAKADKIISPDLERMYARRARSHMVEIAGASHSVYQSHPDDVAKLIEQAAQNAQP
- a CDS encoding heavy metal response regulator transcription factor; amino-acid sequence: MKILVIEDEAKARDYMRKGLTEAGFIVDVAENGQDGLFCAQEHYYDLILLDVMMPGMDGWQVMAAMDKQIHTPVIFLTAKGTVEDRIKGLELGADDYLVKPFSFAELLARVRTQLRRGVQQKLPDILTLADLQLDILKRRVERGGQRIDLTNKEFNLLHLFLLHPGEVLTRTVIASRVWDMNFDSDTNVVDVAVKRLRQKIDAPFAQPLIHTVHGVGYRCEAES
- a CDS encoding EthD domain-containing protein; translated protein: MIKVVISFKRRQGMGIQEFRDYRRDVHAPMLFAIPEAKKIRRFVISYPTDYASSEEPRFDAMVEAWFDNSDDMNQLFLSDNFATKVDPDHVNFIDLTSVVRLVTEELIVIE
- a CDS encoding AraC family transcriptional regulator; its protein translation is MMVDPLSDVLTLLTPKTYIAGGFDFGGKWALQFEKHSGLKYFALVSGSAWLAVDGGQDPIKLKTGDCVLLPNGRRFLIARDLAFKPVGIATLPEDDWNGGIATVNGGGETTMLGGHFGFAGEHVDILLGSMPAIIRLRDEDDKTGLRWALDRMRQELFGAQPGARLIVQHLAHLMLVQALRLYLAHGVGREVGWLFALGDERIAAAIGAIHASPGRRWTLPELAQKAEMSRSKFALKFKSISGASPIEYLTRWRMMIACHRLTSGTEPVSRIAHSLGYESEAAFSTAFRRLIGCSPRQYSLKDPSLTETDNEYFSR
- a CDS encoding amidase, with the protein product MQHLRLTNPDVNAIVTLADDAMKHAVAAEAAVMRGDDLRPLHGVPFTVKDSIDTAGVLTQRGSPIFKNRLPAEDATSVARLKNAGGILLAKTNLPEFSYWIESDNLLSGRSNNPWDLTRTPGGSSGGESAAIAAGMSPLGLGTDLAISVRGPAAQTGITSMKATHGSVPMTGIWPRAPRRFWHVGPMARSVRDIALAFSQLSGPDGHDAFSSSAPVYPDGLSFALSRPLRIGWMTGPGFGPVDPEVAAVVKSAAEALQGTGAVVEHVGIPALEQDFALDVFNRIHVMEMKPAFAAATAGRRPDELYKMARTMLSLPDTSVSDFIDAEQAAERLRDGFEEYFSQYDALITHVLPIPAHKHGVEQFVIDGQKVDATYLQGATVPLNVTGLPGIALPFGKSREGMPVNVQIVGKWHAESTILHIASLLEAASPVKGLHPLL